A genomic segment from Corylus avellana chromosome ca5, CavTom2PMs-1.0 encodes:
- the LOC132181392 gene encoding OBERON-like protein, with amino-acid sequence MGTSSGSNIHQQSSSKMLPPRQQPRPGGLQTSLSLVSSDARLSPEEPRSNSDQIRESPTESASSRETWPTADAIMAKKMMENGKGENDCPEQSVIRRVSIADKISLREIARERVDIISEKMHRLPDEFLEELKNGLRVILEGNGGSQQREEFLMLQKLIQSRTDLTAKTLIRAHRIQLEILVAINSGIQAFLHPSISLSQTSLIEIFVYKRCRNIACQNQLPADDCTCEICTNRNGFCNLCMCVICNKFDFEVNTCRWIGCDLCSHWTHTDCAIRDGLICMGASVKSGAGPSEMVFRCRACNRTSELLGWVKDVFHHCAPTWDREALLRELDFVSRIFTGSDDPRGRKLFWKCEDLKDKMKSGMLDSATTCRAILMFFQELEMDSPKSLENGEGGRLIAPQEACSRIAEVVQEAIRKMELVADEKMRMFKKSRMALEACDRELEDKASEVSEINLERQKKKLQVEELERIVRLKQAEADMFQLKANEAKREAERLQRIALAKSDKSEEEYASSYLKQRLNEAEAEKQYLFEKIKLQESSRASQSSGGGDPSQMLIYSKIHDLLYNVPPKADSQPTDRHPFRTNP; translated from the exons ATGGGTACATCATCTGGGTCTAACATCCACCAACAATCTTCGTCCAAAATGCTACCTCCGCGTCAGCAACCACGGCCTGGAGGACTACAAACTTCGCTGTCTCTCGTCTCTTCGGATGCCCGCCTCTCCCCTGAGGAACCCAGATCGAATTCTGATCAAATTCGTGAATCCCCTACTGAGAGTGCTAGTTCTCGAGAAACTTGGCCTACTGCCGATGCGATTATGGCAAAGAAGATGATGGAGAATGGGAAAGGGGAGAATGACTGTCCTGAACAGTCGGTTATTCGCCGTGTTTCTATTGCAGATAAGATATCCCTTCGGGAGAtagcgagagagagagttgaTATAATCTCTGAAAAGATGCACCGTTTACCTGATGAGTTTCTAGAAGAGTTGAAGAATGGACTCCGAGTTATCCTTGAAGGGAATGGTGGTTCGCAGCAAAGAGAAGAGTTTTTGATGTTGCAGAAGCTTATCCAGAGTAGGACCGACTTAACTGCTAAGACGTTGATTAGAGCTCACAGAATACAGCttgaaattcttgttgcaataaATAGTGGGATTCAGGCATTCTTGCATCCTAGTATCAGTCTCTCTCAGACTTCACTGATTGAGATCTTTGTTTACAAGAGATGCAGAAATATAGCATGCCAAAACCAGCTCCCAGCTGACGATTGTACTTGTGAGATATGCACCAACAGAAATGGTTTCTGCAATCTTTGCATGTGCGTGATCTGTAACAAGTTTGATTTTGAAGTTAATACCTGCCGCTGGATTGGGTGTGATTTGTGCTCTCATTGGACTCATACAGATTGTGCTATTCGTGATGGACTCATTTGTATGGGTGCTTCTGTTAAGAGTGGAGCAGGCCCATCAGAGATGGTTTTCAGGTGCCGGGCTTGCAATCGGACATCCGAACTGCTTGGATGGGTTAAAGATGTTTTCCACCACTGTGCACCAACCTGGGACCGGGAGGCTCTGCTGAGAGAACTTGATTTTGTTAGTAGGATCTTTACTGGAAGTGACGACCCCCGAGGGAGGAAACTCTTTTGGAAGTGTGAGGATCTCAAAGATAAAATGAAGAGTGGAATGTTGGATTCAGCAACAACTTGCAGGGCgattttgatgtttttccaaG AGCTTGAGATGGACTCTCCAAAGAGTTTGGAAAATGGGGAAGGTGGGCGGCTGATAGCTCCACAGGAGGCGTGCAGTCGAATTGCCGAAGTGGTGCAGGAGGCCATAAGGAAGATGGAACTGGTAGCTGATGAGAAGATGAGAATGTTTAAGAAATCCCGCATGGCTCTTGAGGCTTGTGACCGTGAGCTTGAAGACAAGGCAAGTGAGGTATCTGAAATAAATCTGGAAAGGCAAAAAAAGAAACTGCAGGTAGAAGAGCTGGAGAGGATTGTCAGGCTTAAACAGGCGGAAGCTGATATGTTCCAACTTAAGGCCAACGAGGCAAAAAGAGAGGCTGAGAGGCTTCAGAGGATTGCACTTGCCAAATCTGATAAATCAGAGGAAGAATATGCTAGCAGTTACCTGAAACAACGATTGAATGAGGCTGAGGCTGAGAAGCAGTATCTGTTTGAGAAGATTAAGCTGCAGGAGAGTTCTCGTGCATCTCAAAGCAGTGGTGGGGGTGACCCTTCACAGATGTTGATTTATTCCAAAATCCATGACCTGCTTTACAATGTTCCACCTAAGGCAGACAGCCAGCCAACTGATCGCCACCCTTTCAGGACAAATCCGTGA
- the LOC132180540 gene encoding histidine kinase 2, translated as MTCSAGTGGFLKLSRLFVEIHRWVLVKMSLDCKLSGFNGRLPTCSKLKKTKEQLHGPNSVRKWRSKLLFLWLIFLVTLGSIWFFSSLNAGTLTGKDMTPDSCDGKAQILLPYFNVSKSQHHALASLFSESDQITSLQCTKNLGPKMPLSNSVACALRLPCSELQDFHKQHRWIAENDEPRDQCPVRDEFNHRKFDLSILDNKPMPFSSQSGTSSISNHQICGKNVLLSGVLADCAKEHCRSFYTFLKVSWLLLVVVIVSRKMSALHLNFWRNQKKKLLHQLPVAQQQKQQQQHAHSPPKGAGKWRKNLLLLFVLLGFTMSIWLFWYMNEDINLRREETLANMCDERARMLQDQFNVSMNHVHALAILVSTFHHGKHPSAIDQKTFGEYTERTAFERPLTSGVAYALKVPHSEREQFERQHGWTIKKMETEDQTLVQECIPENLDPAPIRDEYAPVIFSQETVSHIVSIDMMSGKEDRDNILRARATGKGVLTSPFKLLKSNHLGVVLTFAVYNTDLPPEATPEQHIEATVGYLGASYDVPSLVEKLLHQLASKQMIVVNVYDTTNASSPINMYGTDVIDTGLLHTSSLDFGDPLRKHEMHCRFKQKPPLPWTAINASVGLLVITLLVGHIFYAAISRIAKVEDDCRKMMELKVLAEAADVAKSQFLATVSHEIRTPMNGVLGMLQMLMDTDLDAIQQDFAKTAHESGKDLISLINEVLDRAKIESGRLELEAVPFKLRDVLDSVSSLLSGKSNEKKIELAVYVSNQVPEVIIGDPGRFRQIITNLVGNSIKFTRVTGHIFVSVHLADELEGGSDTMDEVMRQGLSSVQEMSDKTYNTLSGFRVVDRWKSWEHFKRLGSRNSMEEPEMIKLLVTVEDTGVGIPLDAQNRIFTPFMQADSSTSRTYGGTGIGLSICKCLVDLMGGEIGFVSEPGVGSTFSFTGLFRKVEATTPDTKCQEYNPALSEFRGLRALVIDKRIIRAEVTRYHLQRLGISSDIAFSLKSACSYLSSACDTSVSAKFAMVLIDKDIWDKETIRLFLLSLKDHRENNRTEFPINLPKIFLLVTTPEDRVELKSDAFVDNVLMKPLRLGVLVACLQEAFGRRKVNRQKSSTLGSLLIEKRILVVDDNAVNRRVAEGALKKYGAIVTCVESGMAALAKLKPPHNFDACFMDLQMPEMDGFEATRRIRSLESKVNDEIASGEASIEMYGNLAYWHTPILAMTADVIQASNEQCMKCGMDDYVSKPFEEGQLYSAVAHFF; from the exons ATGACTTGTTCTGCCGGAACTGGGGGTTTTCTCAAGCTTTCAAGGCTCTTCGTGGAGATACATAGGTGGGTTTTGGTTAAAATGTCTCTGGATTGCAAGCTCTCTGGGTTTAATGGAAGATTACCCACCTGTTCCAAGTTGAAGAAGACAAAAGAACAGTTGCACGGGCCTAATTCTGTCAGAAAATGGAGAAGCAAGCTTCTGTTTCTCTGGCTTATATTTCTTGTTACCTTGGGAAGCATTTGGTTTTTCTCAAGTTTGAATGCTGGCACTTTGACGGGGAAGGATATGACTCCCGACTCTTGTGATGGAAAAGCTCAAATCTTGCTACCGTATTTCAATGTCAGCAAGAGCCAGCATCACGCGTTGGCTTCCTTATTCTCTGAATCTGATCAG ATAACATCTCTCCAGTGTACCAAAAATTTAGGACCCAAAATGCCTTTAAGCAATAGCGTTGCCTGTGCTCTGAGGTTACCATGTTCAGAGCTGCAGGACTTTCACAAGCAGCATAGATGGATTGCAGAAAATGATGAACCTAGGGACCAATGCCCAGTTCGAGATGAGTTCAACCACAGGAAGTTTGACCTGTCAATTCTAGACAACAAACCTATGCCATTTAGTTCGCAATCTGGAACTTCATCAATTTCTAATCATCAGATTTGTGGAAAG AACGTCTTGCTATCAGGCGTACTGGCAGACTGTGCAAAGGAGCATTGTCGAAGTTTCTATACTTTTCTAAAAGTAAGTTGGTTACTCCTCGTTGTAGTTATAGTGAGCCGAAAGATGTCTGCCTtgcatttaaatttttggaGGAACCAAAAGAAGAAGCTTCTTCATCAACTGCCAGTGGCTCAGCAGCAgaagcaacaacaacaacatgcTCATAGTCCTCCTAAAGGTGCTGGAAAGTGGAGGAAGAACCTCCTACTACTATTTGTGTTACTTGGATTTACTATGTCAATTTGGTTGTTTTGGTACATGAATGAAGACATCAATTTGAGGAGGGAGGAAACACTAGCCAACATGTGTGATGAACGAGCCCGAATGTTGCAGGATCAGTTTAATGTGAGCATGAACCATGTTCACGCCTTGGCTATTCTAGTTTCCACCTTTCACCACGGAAAACATCCTTCTGCAATTGATCAG AAAACTTTTGGTGAATATACCGAGAGAACAGCTTTTGAGAGACCACTTACTAGTGGTGTTGCTTATGCTTTGAAAGTTCCTCACTCAGAGAGGGAGCAATTTGAGAGGCAGCATGGATGGACTATCAAGAAAATGGAAACAGAGGATCAGACTCTAGTCCAAGAATGTATTCCAGAAAACTTGGATCCTGCACCCATTCGAGATGAATATGCACCTGTGATATTTTCTCAAGAAACTGTCTCCCATATTGTCTCTATTGACATGATGTCTGGCAAG GAAGATCGTGATAATATCTTGCGAGCAAGGGCAACTGGCAAGGGAGTGCTTACGTCTCCTTTTAAGCTATTGAAATCCAATCACCTTGGTGTTGTACTCACATTTGCTGTCTACAACACTGACCTCCCTCCAGAAGCTACGCCAGAGCAACACATTGAAGCTACTGTGGG gtatCTTGGTGCTTCTTATGACGTCCCCTCACTGGTGGAGAAGCTTCTGCACCAACTTGCTAGCAAGCAAATGATTGTGGTGAATGTTTATGATACAACTAATGCATCTTCTCCCATCAACATGTATGGTACTGATGTCATTGATACTGGCCTATTGCACACTAGCAGCCTTGATTTTGGGGATCCACTGCGGAAGCATGAGATGCATTGCAG GTTCAAGCAGAAACCTCCTTTACCATGGACAGCAATAAATGCATCTGTGGGACTCCTAGTTATTACTTTGCTTGTTGGACATATCTTTTATGCGGCCATAAGTCGAATTGCAAAAGTGGAGGATGACTGTCGGAAGATGATGGAACTCAAAGTTCTTGCTGAAGCTGCAGATGTGGCAAAATCTCAG TTTCTTGCGACTGTTTCCCATGAGATCAGGACTCCAATGAATGGTGTTTTAG GCATGCTGCAAATGCTGATGGACACTGATCTTGATGCAATCCAACAGGATTTTGCCAAAACTGCTCATGAAAGTGGGAAAGATCTAATATCGCTGATCAATGAGGTTCTTGATCGGGCTAAGATAGAATCGGGAAGGCTTGAGCTTGAAGCTGTACCTTTTAAACTGCGTGATGTCCTTGATAGTGTTTCATCACTTTTGTCTGGCAAATCTAATGAAAAAAAGATTGAG TTGGCGGTTTATGTCTCCAATCAAGTACCTGAAGTAATCATTGGCGACCCTGGACGGTTCAGGCAGATAATTACGAATCTTGTGGGAAATTCAATTAAG TTCACTCGTGTCACAGGACATATATTTGTCTCAGTACATCTGGCAGATGAACTCGAGGGTGGATCAGATACTATGGATGAAGTGATGAGACAAGGCTTGAGTTCAGTTCAAGAAATGTCCGACAAAACTTATAATACATTGAGTGGGTTTCGTGTAGTTGACAGATGGAAAAGCTGGGAACATTTTAAAAGGCTAGGCAGCAGAAATTCAATGGAGGAACCCGAAATGATCAAATTACTCGTAACGGTTGAGGATACAGGTGTGGGAATACCTCTAGATGCACAAAACCGCATTTTTACACCTTTCATGCAGGCTGACAGTTCCACTTCACGAACATATGGCGGGACTGGAATAGGATTGAGCATTTGCAAATGTCTGGTGGATCTCATGGGTGGGGAGATAGGGTTTGTGAGTGAACCTGGGGTTGGGAGTACTTTTTCATTTACTGGACTTTTCAGGAAAGTAGAGGCAACTACTCCAGATACCAAGTGTCAAGAGTACAACCCAGCTCTTTCAGAGTTCCGAGGATTGAGAGCATTGGTAATTGATAAAAGAATCATTCGAGCTGAGGTCACGAGATATCATCTGCAGAGATTAGGGATATCTTCAGATATAGCTTTCAGTCTGAAATCGGCATGTTCTTATCTATCAAGTGCTTGCGACACAAG TGTGTCAGCAAAGTTCGCGATGGTCCTTATTGACAAAGATATTTGGGATAAAGAAACAATTCGCTTATTCCTTCTTTCTCTTAAAGATCACAGGGAAAACAACAGGACAGAGTTCCCCATAAACCTTCCAAAGATATTTCTCTTGGTTACTACCCCTGAGGATCGCGTTGAGCTCAAATCTGATGCTTTTGTAGATAATGTACTGATGAAGCCTCTTCGGTTAGGTGTCTTAGTTGCCTGCCTCCAAGAAGCCTTTGGAAGGAGGAAAGTAAACAGACAAAAATCATCTACTCTTGGAAGTTTACTAATAGAAAAGCGAATTCTGGTGGTTGACGACAATGCAGTTAATAGAAGAGTAGCAGAAGGTGCTCTAAAGAAGTATGGAGCAATTGTGACCTGTGTAGAGAGTGGCATGGCTGCTTTAGCAAAGCTTAAGCCACCCCACAACTTTGATGCTTGCTTTATGGATCTCCAGATGCCAGAAATGGATGG